In the Hordeum vulgare subsp. vulgare chromosome 7H, MorexV3_pseudomolecules_assembly, whole genome shotgun sequence genome, one interval contains:
- the LOC123409841 gene encoding peroxidase P7-like: MAAFTTRPAAFLGLAVVLCALAGPATAQRLSPNFYSRSCPNLASIVRSGMTSALQTERRMGASILRLFFHDCFVNGCDGSILLDDTSTLTGEKNAGPNANSARGFDVIDAIKTRVEAACRATVSCADILALAARDGVNLLGGPTWSVPLGRKDARTASQSAANANLPGPGSSLATLIAMFGNKNLSPRDMTALSGAHTIGRSQCQFFRSRIYNERNINATFAALRQRTCPRSGGGSSLAPLDAQTADGFDNAYYRNLVGQRGLLHSDQELFNGGSQDSLVRQYSSSPGQFSADFVTAMLKMGGLLPSPGTRTEVRLNCRRPN; this comes from the exons ATGGCCGCCTTCACCACCAGGCCGGCGGCCTTCCTCGGCCTCGCCGTCGTGCTCTGTGCCCTCGCCGGCCCGGCGACCGCGCAGCGGCTCTCGCCCAACTTCTACTCGAGGTCCTGCCCCAACCTGGCGTCCATCGTGCGGTCGGGGATGACCTCGGCGTTGCAGACGGAGAGGCGGATGGGCGCGTCCATCCTTCGCCTCTTCTTCCACGACTGCTTCGTCAAT GGGTGTGACGGCTCCATTCTGCTGGACGACACGTCGACGCTCACCGGCGAGAAGAACGCCGGGCCGAACGCCAACTCGGCCCGCGGGTTCGACGTGATCGACGCCATCAAGACCAGGGTCGAGGCTGCGTGCAGGGCCACCGTCTCCTGCGCCGACATCCTGGCGCTCGCCGCCCGCGACGGAGTCAACCTG CTGGGAGGTCCGACGTGGAGCGTGCCGCTGGGGCGCAAGGACGCGCGCACGGCGAGCCAGAGCGCGGCGAACGCGAACCTCCCGGGGCCCGGCTCCAGCCTCGCCACGCTCATCGCCATGTTCGGCAACAAGAACCTGTCGCCGCGGGACATGACGGCGCTCTCCGGCGCGCACACCATCGGGCGGTCGCAGTGCCAGTTCTTCCGCAGCCGCATCTACAACGAGCGCAACATCAACGCCACCTTCGCGGCGCTGCGGCAGCGGACGTGCCCGCGGTCCGGAGGCGGCAGCAGCCTCGCGCCCTTGGACGCGCAGACCGCCGACGGGTTCGACAACGCCTACTACCGGAACCTGGTGGGGCAGCGCGGCCTCCTGCACTCGGACCAGGAGCTCTTCAACGGCGGGTCGCAGGACTCGCTGGTCAGGCAGTACAGCAGCAGCCCCGGGCAGTTCTCCGCCGACTTCGTCACGGCCATGCTCAAGATGGGCGGCCTGCTGCCGTCGCCCGGGACGCGGACGGAGGTCAGGCTCAATTGCAGGAGGCCCAACTAA